One window of Cellulomonas shaoxiangyii genomic DNA carries:
- a CDS encoding ASCH domain-containing protein: MWADYVAAHPHAAGDEYVVDRFGDSAALSDELLAVVLSGRKRATAELVSEFAARAERLPRIGSHWVACDGAGRPRAVLRSTELRIATFGQVDERFAYDEGEDDRTLASWRREHRRYWERTVARRGGTWSEDDEIVLERFSVVWPPEHAAAAAP; this comes from the coding sequence ATGTGGGCCGACTACGTCGCCGCGCACCCGCACGCGGCCGGCGACGAGTACGTCGTGGACCGCTTCGGCGACTCCGCCGCCCTGTCCGACGAGCTCCTGGCCGTGGTGCTCAGCGGCCGCAAGCGCGCGACCGCCGAGCTCGTCAGCGAGTTCGCCGCGCGCGCGGAGCGGCTGCCACGCATCGGTTCCCACTGGGTCGCGTGCGACGGGGCGGGGCGTCCCCGGGCCGTCCTGCGCAGCACCGAGCTGCGCATCGCGACGTTCGGCCAGGTCGACGAGCGGTTCGCGTACGACGAGGGCGAGGACGACCGCACGCTGGCGTCGTGGCGCCGCGAGCACCGGCGCTACTGGGAGCGCACGGTCGCGCGTCGCGGCGGCACGTGGTCGGAGGACGACGAGATCGTCCTCGAGCGGTTCTCCGTGGTGTGGCCGCCGGAGCACGCGGCCGCGGCCGCGCCGTGA
- a CDS encoding MetQ/NlpA family ABC transporter substrate-binding protein — MKRTLRTAAVLSAAALVMAGCSGGGDVEPDGRATAEDGATVLVVGASPVPHAEILQFVQDELAADAGIELQIREFTDYVLPNTALAEGELDANYFQHVPYLEAQVEEQGFDFDHFEGVHIEPYGLYSESVESVEDIPVGGTIAITNDPGNQSRALDLLVEAGLITLAETDGDATLLDVEENPKDLELIETAPEQLVVSLQDVDAAVVNGNFALEAGLSPAEDAILLESGVDNPYANVLAVRSQDAQDEALVTLDELLHSDEVKAFIEERWPSGEVLPAF; from the coding sequence ATGAAGCGAACCCTCCGCACCGCCGCCGTCCTGTCCGCCGCGGCCCTGGTGATGGCGGGCTGCTCGGGTGGCGGGGACGTCGAGCCGGACGGCCGCGCCACGGCGGAGGACGGCGCGACCGTGCTGGTCGTCGGCGCGAGCCCCGTCCCGCACGCGGAGATCCTGCAGTTCGTCCAGGACGAGCTCGCCGCGGACGCGGGCATCGAGCTGCAGATCCGCGAGTTCACCGACTACGTCCTGCCGAACACGGCGCTGGCCGAGGGTGAGCTGGACGCCAACTACTTCCAGCACGTGCCGTACCTCGAGGCGCAGGTCGAGGAGCAGGGCTTCGACTTCGACCACTTCGAGGGCGTGCACATCGAGCCCTACGGCCTGTACTCCGAGTCGGTGGAGTCCGTCGAGGACATCCCCGTGGGCGGCACGATCGCGATCACGAACGACCCGGGCAACCAGTCGCGCGCGCTGGACCTGCTGGTCGAGGCGGGGCTGATCACGCTCGCCGAGACCGACGGCGACGCGACGCTGCTCGACGTCGAGGAGAACCCGAAGGACCTCGAGCTCATCGAGACGGCCCCCGAGCAGCTCGTGGTGTCGCTGCAGGACGTCGACGCCGCGGTCGTCAACGGCAACTTCGCGCTCGAGGCGGGCCTGAGCCCCGCCGAGGACGCCATCCTGCTCGAGTCGGGCGTCGACAACCCGTACGCCAACGTGCTGGCGGTCCGGTCGCAGGACGCGCAGGACGAGGCGCTCGTGACGCTCGACGAGCTGCTGCACTCCGACGAGGTGAAGGCCTTCATCGAGGAGCGCTGGCCGTCCGGCGAGGTGCTGCCCGCCTTCTGA
- a CDS encoding MDR family MFS transporter: protein MSRTTDSGAATGEPELVLSPRTVYVIFSALLAAMFLSALDQSVVSTALPTIVGDLRAAQHEGWIITAYLLAIAVVMPIYGKLGDLRGRRQPFLVALAIFVVGSTGSALSASFVDLVVWRSVQGLGAGGLVILSQAIIADIVSARDRGKYMGPMGAVFGIATVAGPLLGGWFTDGPGWRWCFWLNVPIGLVALAVAWSRLRLPSRTPSRRFDLGGAVLMATATAGIVLLTSWSSISSDARYDWSSPVLLGLAAATVAALAAFLVVETKVADPLIPLRLFRSRTFSVSVSIALLLGMTMFAALSFLPTFLQMARGYDATEAGLLMLPMTVGLMITAIGSGILISATGRYKLYPIVGLGVATVGLALLTRLTADISMVTFGTMIFVLGFGLGLVMQTIVIAVQNAVPPEMVGVATSTNNFLREIGAAVGTSVFSTVFTTNLTSRLAEAVRDAPPGDVPQGFGADALTPELVDRLPTALRELVVTAYTDALAPAFWYLVPLGVVGFGIAFLMKEVKLSDKAGLVARGAAVGG from the coding sequence ATGAGCCGCACCACGGACTCCGGGGCTGCGACGGGGGAGCCGGAGCTCGTGCTCTCCCCGCGGACGGTCTACGTGATCTTCAGCGCCCTCCTGGCGGCGATGTTCCTGTCCGCCCTCGACCAGTCGGTGGTCAGCACGGCGCTCCCGACGATCGTGGGCGACCTGCGCGCGGCGCAGCACGAGGGCTGGATCATCACCGCCTACCTGCTGGCCATCGCCGTCGTCATGCCGATCTACGGCAAGCTCGGTGACCTGCGCGGGCGCCGGCAGCCGTTCCTCGTCGCGCTGGCGATCTTCGTGGTCGGCTCCACGGGCTCCGCGTTGTCGGCGTCGTTCGTCGACCTCGTGGTGTGGCGCTCGGTCCAGGGCCTGGGTGCCGGCGGGCTGGTGATCCTGAGCCAGGCGATCATCGCGGACATCGTCTCGGCGCGGGACCGCGGCAAGTACATGGGCCCCATGGGCGCGGTCTTCGGGATCGCCACCGTCGCCGGGCCGCTGCTGGGCGGCTGGTTCACCGACGGCCCGGGGTGGCGGTGGTGCTTCTGGCTCAACGTGCCGATCGGCCTGGTCGCGCTCGCCGTCGCGTGGTCCCGCCTCCGGCTGCCGTCGCGCACGCCGAGCAGGCGGTTCGACCTCGGCGGCGCGGTGCTCATGGCGACGGCGACCGCCGGCATCGTGCTCCTGACCAGCTGGAGCTCGATCTCCAGCGACGCGCGGTACGACTGGAGCAGCCCGGTGCTGCTCGGTCTCGCCGCAGCGACGGTGGCGGCGCTGGCGGCGTTCCTGGTCGTGGAGACGAAGGTGGCCGACCCGCTCATCCCGCTCCGGCTCTTCCGGAGCCGCACGTTCTCCGTGTCGGTCTCGATCGCCCTGCTGCTCGGCATGACGATGTTCGCGGCGCTCTCGTTCCTGCCGACGTTCCTGCAGATGGCGCGCGGCTACGACGCCACGGAGGCCGGCCTGCTCATGCTGCCCATGACGGTCGGTCTCATGATCACGGCGATCGGCTCGGGCATCCTCATCTCCGCCACGGGCCGGTACAAGCTCTACCCGATCGTCGGGCTGGGGGTCGCGACCGTCGGGCTGGCGCTGCTGACCCGGCTGACCGCCGACATCTCCATGGTGACCTTCGGGACCATGATCTTCGTCCTCGGGTTCGGCCTGGGCCTGGTGATGCAGACGATCGTGATCGCGGTGCAGAACGCCGTCCCGCCCGAGATGGTCGGCGTGGCGACGTCGACGAACAACTTCCTGCGGGAGATCGGCGCCGCGGTCGGCACGAGCGTGTTCTCCACGGTGTTCACCACGAACCTCACCTCCCGGCTGGCCGAGGCGGTCCGGGACGCGCCCCCGGGCGACGTGCCGCAGGGCTTCGGTGCGGACGCGCTGACGCCGGAGCTGGTCGACCGGCTGCCCACCGCGCTGCGCGAGCTCGTCGTCACCGCGTACACCGACGCCCTCGCCCCCGCCTTCTGGTACCTCGTGCCGCTCGGCGTGGTCGGCTTCGGGATCGCCTTCCTCATGAAGGAGGTGAAGCTCTCCGACAAGGCCGGTCTGGTGGCCCGGGGCGCCGCGGTCGGCGGGTGA
- a CDS encoding methionine ABC transporter permease has product MGELWAELTSNRVIAGMLPTATAETLQMVGLSALVTLVVGLPLGLLLRSVAPDGLTPNRPVSAVLGVVVNVLRALPFIILAVALIPLTRALVGTSLGWEAAVVPLSIGTIPFFARLVETAVRDVAAGKVEAARVMGSTTATVVSQVLVREALPSIVSAFTVTVISLIGFSAMVGAIGAGGLGFLAISYGFQRFDPVVLYTSVVVIVVLVTVVQVAGDALARRLDHR; this is encoded by the coding sequence ATGGGCGAGCTGTGGGCCGAGCTCACGTCGAACCGGGTGATCGCCGGGATGCTCCCCACGGCGACGGCCGAGACGCTGCAGATGGTCGGGCTGTCGGCGCTGGTGACGCTGGTCGTCGGGCTGCCGCTCGGGCTGCTGCTGCGGTCCGTCGCACCCGACGGCCTGACCCCGAACCGGCCCGTCTCGGCGGTGCTCGGCGTCGTCGTCAACGTGCTGCGCGCGCTGCCCTTCATCATCCTCGCGGTCGCGCTCATCCCCCTGACCCGTGCGCTCGTCGGCACGAGCCTCGGCTGGGAGGCCGCCGTCGTGCCGTTGAGCATCGGCACGATCCCGTTCTTCGCGCGCCTCGTGGAGACCGCCGTCCGGGACGTCGCCGCGGGCAAGGTCGAGGCCGCGCGCGTCATGGGGTCGACGACCGCGACGGTCGTCTCGCAGGTGCTGGTGCGCGAGGCGCTGCCGTCGATCGTGTCCGCGTTCACCGTCACCGTCATCTCGCTCATCGGCTTCTCCGCGATGGTCGGCGCGATCGGCGCCGGCGGCCTCGGCTTCCTCGCCATCAGCTACGGGTTCCAGCGCTTCGACCCCGTCGTCCTCTACACGTCCGTCGTCGTCATCGTCGTCCTGGTCACGGTCGTCCAGGTCGCCGGGGACGCCCTCGCGCGCCGCCTGGACCACCGGTGA
- a CDS encoding iron chaperone has translation MTGTTSTQATDAEGAGFTAEERAAMKERAAEVKKSRKRGTKADPEADLLAKVAELPDADRALAERIHAIVREAAPHLTPKTWYGMPAYAKDGKVLVFFQAAAKFGSRYATLGFNDVAALDDGAMWPTAYALTSLSAAEEERIAELVRRAAG, from the coding sequence ATGACCGGGACGACGTCGACGCAGGCCACGGACGCGGAGGGCGCGGGCTTCACCGCCGAGGAGCGCGCCGCCATGAAGGAGCGCGCCGCGGAGGTGAAGAAGTCGCGCAAGCGCGGCACGAAGGCCGACCCCGAGGCGGACCTCCTGGCGAAGGTCGCGGAGCTGCCCGACGCGGACCGCGCACTCGCCGAGCGCATCCACGCGATCGTCCGCGAGGCCGCCCCGCACCTGACCCCGAAGACCTGGTACGGCATGCCGGCGTACGCGAAGGACGGCAAGGTCCTCGTCTTCTTCCAGGCCGCGGCGAAGTTCGGCTCCCGCTACGCGACGCTCGGCTTCAACGACGTCGCGGCGCTCGACGACGGGGCGATGTGGCCGACCGCGTACGCGCTGACGAGCCTGTCCGCGGCCGAGGAGGAGCGCATCGCGGAGCTGGTGCGGCGCGCGGCGGGCTGA
- a CDS encoding roadblock/LC7 domain-containing protein, which yields MTALSTEAANFGWLLDNFVRTVPGTRHTLVVSADGLLMAMSEQLDRTSGDQLAAIVSGMSSLTRGASRQLRAGEVRQAIIEMDQLFLFLMSVSNGSVLAVVAESTCDVGLIGYEMAMLVSRTEATLTPQLISEMRGQLPVDGATRAPVA from the coding sequence GTGACCGCGCTCAGCACCGAGGCAGCCAACTTCGGCTGGCTCCTGGACAACTTCGTCCGGACCGTGCCCGGCACTCGCCACACGCTCGTGGTGTCGGCCGACGGTCTGCTCATGGCGATGTCCGAGCAGCTCGACCGCACCAGCGGCGACCAGCTCGCGGCGATCGTCTCCGGGATGTCGAGCCTGACCCGTGGCGCGTCGCGCCAGCTGCGTGCGGGGGAGGTGCGTCAGGCGATCATCGAGATGGACCAGCTGTTCCTCTTCCTCATGAGCGTCTCCAACGGCTCCGTCCTCGCCGTGGTCGCGGAGTCGACGTGCGACGTCGGCCTGATCGGGTACGAGATGGCGATGCTCGTCTCGCGCACCGAGGCGACGTTGACCCCGCAGCTCATCTCCGAGATGCGTGGTCAGCTCCCCGTCGACGGGGCGACCCGGGCCCCGGTCGCCTGA
- a CDS encoding DUF742 domain-containing protein — protein sequence MSEHVEYEARTVRPYAVTGGRVRSARSDWPLEALVEVMPGAVASTGLTPEKRAIIQHASAGYISVAELSALLHLPLGVVRILVSDLTDANYVRVHTSQPVEVNTGESPALSLSVLESVLNGISAL from the coding sequence ATGAGCGAACACGTCGAGTACGAGGCCAGGACGGTCCGGCCGTACGCCGTGACCGGCGGTCGCGTGCGCTCGGCTCGCTCCGACTGGCCCCTCGAGGCGCTGGTCGAGGTCATGCCGGGCGCCGTGGCCAGCACGGGCCTGACGCCTGAGAAGCGCGCGATCATCCAGCACGCGTCGGCCGGGTACATCTCGGTCGCCGAGCTGTCGGCGCTCCTCCACCTGCCGCTCGGGGTGGTGCGGATCCTCGTGTCCGACCTCACCGACGCCAACTACGTCCGCGTGCACACCTCACAGCCGGTCGAGGTCAACACCGGTGAGTCCCCCGCCCTGTCCCTGAGCGTGCTGGAGAGTGTTCTCAATGGCATTTCCGCCCTCTGA
- a CDS encoding ATP-binding protein — MLRRLGIRAKVLAVLAVPMIVLLAAGAFISNNALQELRYARASQQVVRTLDAFAPLAAAFQQERTASLTYAPKEQVDAARAETDKALAATREVTADLDLTQFPASVVRDFQEVQDSYRVALPQLRERVDQNAQRTVLKNGFATIVDGQLRVVEGVANSLRDRELSEYLTANREVAVLVDALVTEYIAGVELLRAVTDSPAASRGFQALTTTTELGRERARISVSNLEIEGLLVSSGDPTPTLLAQRSLFAQGNVAALRSIDAPEWFDETNRQLAMLNEVNDGVLTGADRQAGAAVGDARDTALVTIALAVLAAVASFLFATVVARSIVVPLRRLTSAAADVREQLPKLVEQVAVPGEGPEISLAPIPVTSSDEVGRLAQAFNAVNAQTITVAQEQAALRGSIAEMFVNVARRDQVLLNRQLSFIDSLERAEEDPGTLANLFRLDHLATRMRRNAESLLVLAGIDSGRRLRDAMPLSDVIRTASSEIEQYDRVELDLQVDPHMLGFNALSAAHLLAELLENATVFSEPETPVIVSTGVQGASVIVRITDQGLGMTEAEMASANHKIASVSASDALGAQRLGLFVVGRIAQRLGAEVTLRKRPSGTGTDALVRFPSTLFSANEVAGFGAPPLTGAPAQQAPVAQIEAPAVREVDLAELTDGATSLGLPRRRRGDDSAATPVAPEAPAPDDAPIPVPSLGGNGLPTRSRKTFDEDNIVLPETPEATLAPELSADRGEWIPEVAAAPRVIGGLPSRTRAATSAWAAPDTQDDTQQPTPADPATRAGLFSGFRNREALVTTHVDERESAPAAFHVPGLVPDEGASSSSAQSPDSGWPVPSWREPAQSPAPLPSRGAEGLPSRTSAAPEDATSAIAPWATEEQPAQEQPWAQAEPEPWAPAQEESAPWAPAHEEQQPWAPAAQVTDSEPWAPAQAESEPWAPAQAESEPWAPAQAESEPWAPAQAESEPWAPVLAEQQPWAPAQAEQQPWAPAAGPAWGDPQQAVAEEQAPADEPAPADEPVPSFTAYSGYSGWAGSADQPTIDYTAPYVPFERTLDEARAWHTGAIPVVPEPARRHPEPAAQHHDPAPTAEQLPSRTAATPAPVLLEPDPEEEAPAGPWAPVPAQQQVAAEQPAWAPTAPEPPRWEAPQWQDETPPAQAQPAPADDRPATPAWSRQATGWQAPVEQPTQVFSPIEAAEAVAQTQEPVEYAPAPQYQAPPSASRPLVQRTPAASAQPAWQPADSAPSAATDQHAPAFGDLVRPVDDKPKRRWGAFFGRRKDDGTEPDAGQQAPVAPSAPVRSSAWGAEPAAPAADSWQAPTWSAPAAAAAPAPAPVQEQRPAPSWSSSSSDWSARPAPAAQPASAVPQPSVPPSVAPRVGTLDDEVAAMLALRSDIQEQALSELSQLSAYRPSAVGAGAERLIKRVPTAVPAAPAPTEERPVQRDAEQLRSRLSSFQSGTSRGRRAAGDPDGDA; from the coding sequence ATGCTGCGACGGCTCGGCATCCGTGCCAAGGTCCTGGCGGTCCTCGCCGTGCCCATGATCGTCCTCCTGGCCGCCGGCGCGTTCATCTCGAACAACGCGCTCCAGGAGCTGCGCTACGCCCGTGCCTCCCAGCAGGTGGTCCGCACGCTCGACGCATTCGCGCCGCTCGCCGCGGCGTTCCAGCAGGAGCGGACGGCGTCGCTGACGTACGCGCCCAAGGAGCAGGTCGACGCGGCGCGTGCCGAGACCGACAAGGCGCTGGCCGCGACCCGCGAGGTGACGGCGGACCTGGACCTGACGCAGTTCCCGGCCTCCGTGGTGCGCGACTTCCAGGAGGTGCAGGACTCGTACCGGGTCGCGCTGCCCCAGCTGCGGGAGCGCGTCGACCAGAACGCGCAGCGCACCGTCCTCAAGAACGGGTTCGCCACCATCGTCGACGGGCAGCTGCGCGTCGTCGAGGGCGTCGCGAACTCGCTGCGCGACCGTGAGCTCTCGGAGTACCTGACCGCGAACCGCGAGGTCGCCGTCCTCGTCGACGCGCTCGTCACCGAGTACATCGCCGGTGTCGAGCTGCTCAGGGCGGTGACCGACAGCCCCGCGGCCTCCCGCGGGTTCCAGGCCCTGACCACCACGACGGAGCTGGGCCGCGAGCGCGCCCGCATCAGTGTGTCGAACCTCGAGATCGAGGGCCTGCTGGTCTCCAGCGGCGACCCCACCCCGACGCTCCTCGCCCAGCGGTCGCTGTTCGCGCAGGGCAACGTGGCCGCCCTGCGCTCCATCGACGCGCCGGAGTGGTTCGACGAGACCAACCGCCAGCTCGCGATGCTCAACGAGGTCAACGACGGCGTGCTCACCGGCGCCGACCGGCAGGCCGGCGCCGCCGTGGGCGACGCCCGCGACACCGCGCTCGTCACGATCGCACTCGCGGTGCTCGCCGCCGTGGCGTCCTTCCTGTTCGCCACCGTCGTCGCCCGCAGCATCGTCGTCCCGCTGCGCCGCCTGACCAGCGCCGCCGCGGACGTCCGCGAGCAGCTCCCGAAGCTCGTCGAGCAGGTGGCCGTCCCCGGCGAGGGGCCGGAGATCTCGCTGGCCCCCATCCCGGTGACCTCGAGCGACGAGGTCGGCCGCCTGGCCCAGGCGTTCAACGCGGTCAACGCGCAGACCATCACGGTCGCCCAGGAGCAGGCCGCGCTGCGTGGCTCCATCGCCGAGATGTTCGTCAACGTCGCGCGCCGCGACCAGGTCCTCCTGAACCGGCAGCTGTCCTTCATCGACTCGCTCGAGCGGGCGGAGGAGGACCCGGGGACGCTGGCGAACCTGTTCCGCCTGGACCACCTCGCCACCCGGATGCGACGCAACGCGGAGTCCCTCCTCGTCCTCGCCGGCATCGACTCCGGCCGTCGTCTGCGCGACGCCATGCCGCTGTCCGACGTCATCCGCACCGCCTCGTCCGAGATCGAGCAGTACGACCGCGTCGAGCTCGACCTGCAGGTCGACCCGCACATGCTCGGCTTCAACGCCCTCTCCGCCGCCCACCTGCTGGCCGAGCTGCTCGAGAACGCGACCGTGTTCTCCGAGCCGGAGACGCCGGTCATCGTCAGCACGGGTGTGCAGGGCGCATCGGTCATCGTGCGGATCACCGACCAGGGCCTCGGCATGACCGAGGCCGAGATGGCGTCGGCCAACCACAAGATCGCGTCGGTCTCGGCGAGCGACGCCCTCGGCGCCCAGCGCCTCGGCCTCTTCGTCGTCGGCCGCATCGCCCAGCGCCTGGGCGCCGAGGTCACGCTGCGCAAGCGCCCCTCCGGCACGGGCACCGACGCGCTCGTGCGCTTCCCCAGCACCCTGTTCTCCGCGAACGAGGTCGCCGGGTTCGGCGCCCCTCCGCTCACCGGCGCGCCGGCGCAGCAGGCCCCCGTCGCCCAGATCGAGGCCCCGGCCGTCCGCGAGGTCGACCTCGCGGAGCTGACCGACGGCGCCACGTCGCTCGGCCTGCCGCGCCGCCGCCGCGGCGACGACAGCGCCGCGACCCCCGTCGCACCGGAGGCGCCCGCGCCGGACGACGCGCCGATCCCGGTGCCGAGCCTGGGGGGCAACGGCCTCCCGACGCGCTCCCGCAAGACCTTCGACGAGGACAACATCGTCCTCCCCGAGACGCCCGAGGCCACCCTCGCGCCCGAGCTGTCCGCCGACAGGGGCGAGTGGATCCCCGAGGTCGCGGCCGCGCCGCGCGTGATCGGCGGCCTGCCGAGCCGGACCCGCGCAGCGACGTCCGCGTGGGCCGCGCCCGACACGCAGGACGACACGCAGCAGCCGACCCCGGCGGACCCCGCGACGCGTGCCGGGCTGTTCTCCGGCTTCCGCAACCGCGAGGCGCTCGTCACGACGCACGTGGACGAGCGCGAGTCCGCCCCCGCGGCGTTCCACGTGCCGGGCCTCGTGCCCGACGAGGGCGCGTCGTCGTCGTCGGCGCAGTCGCCCGACTCCGGTTGGCCCGTGCCGTCGTGGCGGGAGCCGGCGCAGAGCCCGGCGCCGCTGCCCAGCCGCGGGGCCGAGGGCCTGCCGTCCCGCACGTCGGCCGCTCCCGAGGACGCCACCAGCGCGATCGCGCCGTGGGCGACCGAGGAGCAGCCCGCGCAGGAGCAGCCATGGGCGCAGGCGGAGCCGGAGCCGTGGGCACCGGCCCAGGAGGAGTCGGCGCCGTGGGCGCCGGCCCACGAGGAGCAGCAGCCGTGGGCCCCCGCGGCGCAGGTGACGGACTCGGAGCCGTGGGCCCCCGCGCAGGCTGAGTCGGAGCCGTGGGCTCCTGCGCAGGCTGAGTCGGAGCCGTGGGCCCCGGCGCAGGCTGAGTCGGAGCCGTGGGCTCCCGCGCAGGCTGAGTCGGAGCCGTGGGCTCCCGTCCTGGCCGAGCAGCAGCCGTGGGCCCCTGCTCAGGCCGAGCAGCAGCCGTGGGCGCCCGCCGCCGGCCCCGCGTGGGGCGACCCGCAGCAGGCCGTCGCCGAGGAGCAGGCCCCCGCCGACGAGCCCGCGCCCGCCGACGAGCCCGTGCCGTCGTTCACCGCGTACAGCGGCTACTCCGGCTGGGCCGGCAGCGCCGACCAGCCGACGATCGACTACACCGCGCCGTACGTCCCCTTCGAGCGCACGCTCGACGAGGCCCGCGCGTGGCACACCGGTGCGATCCCGGTGGTCCCCGAGCCCGCACGTCGGCACCCGGAGCCGGCCGCGCAGCACCACGACCCCGCGCCCACGGCCGAGCAGCTGCCCAGCCGCACCGCCGCGACGCCGGCACCGGTCCTGCTCGAGCCCGACCCGGAGGAGGAGGCCCCCGCGGGGCCGTGGGCGCCCGTCCCGGCCCAGCAGCAGGTGGCCGCCGAGCAGCCCGCGTGGGCGCCGACCGCGCCCGAGCCGCCGCGGTGGGAGGCGCCGCAGTGGCAGGACGAGACCCCGCCCGCGCAGGCGCAGCCTGCCCCCGCGGACGACCGTCCGGCCACCCCGGCCTGGAGCCGGCAGGCCACCGGGTGGCAGGCGCCCGTCGAGCAGCCGACGCAGGTCTTCTCGCCGATCGAGGCCGCCGAGGCGGTCGCGCAGACGCAGGAGCCCGTCGAGTACGCCCCGGCACCGCAGTACCAGGCGCCGCCGTCGGCGTCGCGGCCGCTGGTGCAGCGGACCCCCGCCGCGTCGGCGCAGCCCGCGTGGCAGCCGGCCGACTCCGCGCCGTCCGCTGCGACCGACCAGCACGCCCCCGCCTTCGGGGACCTGGTCCGGCCGGTCGACGACAAGCCCAAGCGCCGCTGGGGTGCCTTCTTCGGTCGCCGCAAGGACGACGGCACGGAGCCCGACGCGGGCCAGCAGGCCCCGGTGGCGCCGAGCGCTCCGGTCCGGTCCTCCGCGTGGGGCGCCGAGCCGGCGGCCCCGGCGGCGGACAGCTGGCAGGCACCGACGTGGTCGGCCCCCGCGGCTGCGGCCGCACCGGCGCCCGCGCCCGTGCAGGAGCAGCGCCCCGCGCCGTCGTGGTCGTCGTCCTCGTCCGACTGGTCGGCCCGGCCGGCCCCCGCTGCGCAGCCGGCGTCCGCCGTGCCGCAGCCGTCCGTCCCGCCGTCGGTCGCCCCGCGCGTCGGCACGCTGGACGACGAGGTCGCCGCCATGCTGGCGCTGCGCTCCGACATCCAGGAGCAGGCATTGTCCGAGCTGAGCCAGCTCTCGGCCTACCGGCCGAGTGCGGTCGGGGCAGGCGCCGAGCGCCTGATCAAGCGCGTGCCGACCGCCGTCCCCGCGGCGCCGGCACCGACGGAGGAGCGGCCCGTGCAACGTGACGCGGAGCAGCTGCGCTCGCGACTCTCCAGCTTCCAGTCCGGCACCTCGCGCGGGCGGCGTGCCGCCGGCGACCCGGATGGTGACGCATGA
- a CDS encoding GTP-binding protein, with the protein MAFPPSDAAVAAPAGTAGAIAPTVVKIVVAGGFAVGKTTFIGSISDIEPLNTEAAMTEHSVGVDDAGGVSDRKTTTTVAMDFGRIALPGSLWLYLFGTPGQDRFLFMWDDLVRGAIGAVVLVDTDRLDQCFPAVDYFESRGIPFVVGVNCFDGIAKHQLEDVREALAIPAHVPVLYTDARSRAATKQALIALVQLAMERLRSR; encoded by the coding sequence ATGGCATTTCCGCCCTCTGACGCCGCCGTCGCCGCTCCGGCGGGGACCGCGGGCGCCATCGCCCCCACCGTCGTCAAGATCGTCGTCGCCGGCGGGTTCGCCGTCGGCAAGACGACCTTCATCGGCTCGATCTCCGACATCGAGCCCCTCAACACCGAGGCCGCCATGACGGAGCACTCGGTCGGCGTCGACGACGCCGGCGGGGTCAGCGACCGCAAGACGACCACGACCGTCGCCATGGACTTCGGCCGCATCGCGCTCCCCGGCTCCCTCTGGCTCTACCTGTTCGGCACGCCGGGCCAGGACCGCTTCCTGTTCATGTGGGACGACCTGGTCCGCGGCGCGATCGGCGCGGTCGTGCTGGTCGACACGGACCGGCTCGACCAGTGCTTCCCGGCGGTCGACTACTTCGAGAGCCGCGGCATCCCGTTCGTCGTCGGCGTGAACTGCTTCGACGGCATCGCGAAGCACCAGCTCGAGGACGTCCGCGAGGCCCTGGCGATCCCCGCCCACGTGCCGGTGCTCTACACCGACGCACGGTCGCGTGCCGCGACCAAGCAGGCGCTCATCGCACTCGTCCAGCTCGCCATGGAGCGCCTGCGCTCCCGGTGA